In Bacillus thuringiensis, the DNA window GGGAATCCTGCTTCTTTAAATACAGAATATGTCATTGCATCAACTGGATTTGTTAATACAACAATAATCGCATTTGGTGAATGTTTTGCAATGTCGCGCGTAATACTTTTCATAATTTTAGAGTTTGTTGCTACTAAGTCATCACGGCTCATACCAGGCTTACGCGCAATACCTGCTGTAATAACGACAACGTCAGAATCAGCAGTATCTGCGTAATCAGATGTTCCAATAATGTTAGCATCAAAACCTTGTACTGGGCTCGCTTCTAACATATCTAACGCTTTCCCTTTTGTTGGATTTTCCAGTTGTGGAATGTCCACTAATACAACATCCGCAAGTTCTTTTTGTGCTAATAAGAATGCTGTTGTTGCTCCTGTAAATCCTGCACCGATGACTGAGACTTTCTTGCGTTTGATTGTCATAATTTACCCCCCGCTTTAATTATGCGTTTTTGATTATCGCTACATCCATGTTTTTAATAAGTTCATTAGCGAACTCAGAACATTTCACTTCTGTTGCACCTTCCATTAAGCGTGCGAAATCATAAGTTACTACTTTTGAAGCAATTGTGTTCTCAACTGAAGCAGTTACTAATTTCGCAGCTTCGTTCCATCCTAGGTGCTCTAATAATAATACACCAGAAAGAAGAACTGAAGATGGGTTTACTTTATCTAAACCTGCATATTTTGGAGCTGTACCGTGTGTAGCTTCAAAGATAGCATGTCCAGTCACATAGTTAATGTTTGCACCTGGTGCAATACCAATTCCACCTACTTGTGCAGCAAGTGCATCAGAGATGTAGTCTCCGTTTAAGTTCATTGTTGCAACAACATCGAACTCACGTGGACGAGTTAAAATTTGTTGTAAGAAGATGTCTGCAATAGAATCTTTTACGATGATTTTTCCAGCCACTTCAGCGTCTGCCATCGCTTTATTCGCTGCATCTTTACCATCTTTCTCAACGATACGGTCATATTCAGCCCAAGTAAATACTTTGTCGCCGAATTCTTGTTCCGCTACTTCGTAACCCCAGTTTTTGAAAGCACCTTCTGTAAATTTCATAATGTTTCCTTTATGAACTAATGTAACAGAAGAACGTTTTTCGTTAATTGCATATTGAATTGCAGCACGAACAAGACGCTTTGTCCCTTCTTCTGAGATTGGTTTAATACCAATACCAGAAGTTTCTGGGAAGCGGATTTTATTAACACCCATTGCTTCTTTTAAGAAAGCAAGAACTTTTTCTGCTTCTGGAGATCCTTGTGCATATTCAATTCCAGCATAAATGTCTTCTGTATTCTCACGGAAAATAACCATATCAGTATCTTCCGGACGTTTTACAGGTGATGGAACACCATCAAAATAACGCACTGGACGTAGACATACATATAAATCTAATTCTTGACGAAGTGCTACGTTTAGAGAACGAATACCACCGCCAACTGGAGTTGTAAGTGGACCTTTAATCGCGATTAAATATTCACGGATTAAATTTAAAGTTTCTTCTGGTAACCACTCGCCTGTTTGGTTGAATGCTTTTT includes these proteins:
- the icd gene encoding NADP-dependent isocitrate dehydrogenase, with product MTTGEKITVTNGVMNVPNNPIIPFIEGDGIGPDIWAAASRVLEAAVEKAYDGEKKIVWKEVLAGEKAFNQTGEWLPEETLNLIREYLIAIKGPLTTPVGGGIRSLNVALRQELDLYVCLRPVRYFDGVPSPVKRPEDTDMVIFRENTEDIYAGIEYAQGSPEAEKVLAFLKEAMGVNKIRFPETSGIGIKPISEEGTKRLVRAAIQYAINEKRSSVTLVHKGNIMKFTEGAFKNWGYEVAEQEFGDKVFTWAEYDRIVEKDGKDAANKAMADAEVAGKIIVKDSIADIFLQQILTRPREFDVVATMNLNGDYISDALAAQVGGIGIAPGANINYVTGHAIFEATHGTAPKYAGLDKVNPSSVLLSGVLLLEHLGWNEAAKLVTASVENTIASKVVTYDFARLMEGATEVKCSEFANELIKNMDVAIIKNA